From a region of the Candidatus Omnitrophota bacterium genome:
- the rpsL gene encoding 30S ribosomal protein S12, translating to MPTVSQLIRKRRKSSFKKSKSKAMEGSPQKKGVCLLVKTQTPKKPNSALRKVARVRLTNNTTVTAYIPGVGHNLQEHSIVTIRGGRVKDLPGVRYHIVRGMLDTAGVTDRKKSRSKYGSKRGK from the coding sequence ATGCCGACAGTAAGCCAGTTAATCAGAAAAAGAAGAAAGAGTAGTTTTAAAAAGAGTAAGTCCAAAGCCATGGAGGGTTCACCCCAGAAAAAAGGTGTTTGCTTATTGGTTAAGACACAGACGCCCAAAAAACCGAATTCCGCCCTTCGCAAAGTAGCCAGGGTCCGTTTAACTAATAATACAACAGTGACTGCTTATATTCCGGGTGTTGGCCACAATCTTCAAGAGCACTCAATAGTGACTATCAGGGGCGGCAGGGTTAAAGACCTGCCTGGTGTGAGATATCACATAGTCAGGGGGATGCTTGATACTGCCGGTGTTACTGACCGGAAGAAATCAAGATCCAAATACGGATCAAAGAGAGGGAAATAA
- the rpsG gene encoding 30S ribosomal protein S7, which produces MRRQRAPRRGIKPDTKYNDKLVGTLISMLMLKGKRSLAERIAYSAFDIVSSKTDKQDPLEIFKKAVDNAKPLLEVKSRRVGGATYQVPIEVSSARGIVLALRWMRNFARAKKGKPMEEKLAAEIIAAYKKEGSVIKKREDTHRMAEANKAFAHYRW; this is translated from the coding sequence ATGAGAAGGCAGCGGGCGCCAAGACGCGGGATAAAACCAGATACAAAATATAACGACAAGTTGGTAGGAACGCTGATTAGTATGTTGATGCTCAAGGGGAAAAGATCTCTGGCTGAAAGAATAGCCTACAGCGCCTTTGATATTGTCAGCAGTAAAACAGATAAGCAGGATCCCCTAGAGATTTTTAAAAAAGCGGTTGATAATGCCAAACCTTTGCTGGAAGTAAAGTCAAGAAGAGTCGGAGGTGCGACCTATCAGGTTCCGATCGAAGTAAGTTCAGCCAGAGGGATTGTGCTGGCTTTGAGGTGGATGAGGAATTTTGCCCGCGCTAAAAAGGGCAAACCGATGGAAGAGAAATTAGCCGCTGAAATAATCGCTGCTTATAAAAAAGAGGGATCAGTCATAAAGAAGAGAGAAGATACTCATAGAATGGCCGAGGCAAACAAAGCATTTGCGCATTATCGTTGGTAA